The following are encoded together in the Corynebacterium jeikeium genome:
- the ftsW gene encoding putative lipid II flippase FtsW: MSTPTPNSKRQRIPGTGEAGIRGSRSGRSDRANGADGFGAADRSSREQDPSSQESGAERGLASLQRKLSAQLATPQLNYKVLMVVTACLTILGLVMVLSSSMVTSYASGASVFGEFIKQAVVVFLGLVAMWVALRMRPETIRKYSPWLLVVAVAMLIAVLIPGVGIGGEEVGSNSWIRIGPIGVQPSEVAKLALAVWGAATVSYRARATQRLNTALGAFLAVSFAILMLVLLQKDLGMMFSVGIVVAALIFFAGVSRQVITWVLGIVAVLGVFAITRQSFRGARITTWKDALTLNFGDSTTQGSSYQSHQGILSLSDGGFFGAGLGQSRAKWFYLPEAKNDFIFAIVGEELGLLGAFFVVFLFGMLAWFGIRTALAQKDPFLRLLAATLTIGISVQAFFNMAYVVGLLPVTGIQLPLISAGGSSAIITLLSMGLLCNCARNEPETISSMQHEGRPLIDRILMLPEPQGYKAGEQRRNERRETSYSYGEPVTRQRASAGRGSQDVRRERDRVEQSIRRVGGESRLRGYDGVRRQDLPPTATPKPMPRSRRRADESRQSGARKVRRTIDNRHRRR, translated from the coding sequence ATGTCCACTCCGACGCCCAATTCGAAGCGCCAGCGCATCCCCGGCACAGGGGAGGCTGGCATTCGTGGCAGCCGCAGCGGCCGCTCTGACCGTGCCAATGGTGCCGACGGTTTTGGCGCTGCAGATCGTTCTTCGCGAGAGCAAGACCCCTCTAGCCAGGAATCCGGCGCAGAGCGCGGCCTGGCCTCCCTACAGCGGAAATTGTCCGCGCAGCTGGCTACCCCGCAGCTGAACTACAAGGTGCTGATGGTCGTCACGGCGTGCCTGACCATTCTGGGGCTCGTCATGGTGCTGTCGTCGTCGATGGTGACTTCCTACGCCAGCGGCGCGAGTGTCTTTGGTGAATTTATTAAGCAGGCCGTGGTCGTGTTCCTCGGACTGGTGGCTATGTGGGTGGCGCTACGGATGCGCCCGGAGACGATCCGCAAATATTCCCCGTGGCTGTTGGTAGTTGCGGTCGCGATGTTGATCGCGGTGCTTATTCCCGGAGTTGGCATCGGCGGTGAAGAGGTCGGTTCTAACTCGTGGATCCGTATTGGCCCCATTGGCGTGCAGCCTTCCGAGGTGGCGAAGCTAGCGCTGGCGGTGTGGGGCGCAGCGACCGTCTCTTACCGAGCACGCGCCACGCAGCGCCTCAACACCGCCCTGGGGGCCTTCTTGGCCGTGAGTTTTGCGATTCTGATGCTGGTGTTGCTGCAGAAGGACCTCGGCATGATGTTCTCCGTAGGCATCGTGGTAGCCGCGCTTATCTTCTTCGCCGGCGTGAGCCGTCAGGTGATCACCTGGGTACTGGGAATCGTCGCGGTGCTGGGCGTGTTTGCGATTACCCGTCAGAGTTTCCGCGGCGCGCGTATTACGACGTGGAAGGACGCTCTGACCCTGAACTTCGGTGATTCGACGACCCAAGGCTCGTCCTATCAGTCCCACCAGGGCATCTTGTCTCTGTCCGACGGAGGGTTTTTCGGCGCCGGGTTGGGGCAGTCTCGTGCTAAGTGGTTCTATCTGCCAGAAGCGAAGAACGATTTCATTTTCGCCATTGTGGGTGAGGAGCTGGGGCTTCTCGGTGCATTCTTCGTTGTGTTCCTGTTTGGAATGCTGGCCTGGTTTGGCATTCGCACCGCCCTGGCGCAAAAGGATCCTTTCCTGCGGCTGCTGGCGGCAACGCTGACCATCGGTATTTCCGTGCAAGCGTTTTTCAACATGGCCTACGTTGTGGGCCTGCTGCCGGTGACAGGCATCCAGCTGCCGTTGATCTCCGCCGGTGGTTCATCGGCGATCATCACCCTTCTTTCCATGGGGCTGCTGTGTAACTGTGCCCGCAACGAGCCGGAGACGATTTCTTCCATGCAGCACGAAGGCCGCCCGCTCATCGATCGCATTCTCATGCTGCCGGAGCCTCAGGGGTACAAGGCCGGCGAGCAGCGCCGTAACGAGCGCCGCGAGACCTCCTACAGCTACGGCGAGCCGGTCACTCGGCAGCGAGCGAGTGCTGGCCGGGGAAGCCAGGATGTTCGCCGCGAACGCGACCGGGTGGAGCAGTCCATCCGTCGCGTCGGCGGCGAGTCGCGCCTGCGTGGCTACGATGGAGTCCGAAGGCAGGATCTGCCACCCACTGCGACCCCGAAACCGATGCCACGTAGCCGCCGCCGGGCGGACGAATCAAGGCAGTCAGGGGCCCGCAAGGTCCGCAGAACTATCGACAATCGACACAGGAGGCGCTAG
- the murG gene encoding undecaprenyldiphospho-muramoylpentapeptide beta-N-acetylglucosaminyltransferase, protein MNPKPEADRKLSVVVAGGGTAGHIEPAMAVAEAVRAQRPDARITALGTTRGLETTLVPARGFDLELIPPVPVPRKVNKDLATLPLRLRKALKETKRVLREVEADVVIGFGGYVSAPAYLAARSLKIPFFVHEANARAGVANKLGVKLGGTGLAAVEDSGLEAEIVGIPVRESVLQLDRKALRAEAREFFGVDPEAPLLLVTGGSQGARSINNAVVDAAKTLQDAGIGVLHAYGKKNDIELPAEVQEGKPRYVAVPYIERMDLALAAADAILCRSGAMTVAEVSAVGLPGIYVPLPHGNGEQELNVRPITHAGGGVIVKDAELTGHRVSQEVIPLLRDETRWQAASLATLAAGHRDAAEKIAEKIIAAAEA, encoded by the coding sequence GTGAACCCGAAGCCAGAAGCCGACCGGAAGCTATCAGTCGTCGTTGCCGGCGGCGGAACGGCTGGGCACATTGAACCCGCCATGGCCGTGGCAGAGGCAGTTCGCGCGCAGCGCCCCGATGCGCGCATCACCGCGCTGGGAACTACCCGTGGCCTGGAGACCACCCTGGTACCAGCCCGTGGTTTCGACCTGGAGCTGATCCCGCCGGTGCCGGTGCCGCGCAAGGTGAACAAGGACTTGGCTACGTTGCCGCTGCGCCTGCGCAAGGCACTCAAGGAGACGAAGCGGGTGCTGCGGGAGGTGGAGGCCGACGTGGTTATCGGCTTCGGCGGCTATGTTTCCGCCCCGGCTTATCTGGCTGCGCGGTCCCTTAAGATTCCTTTCTTCGTTCACGAGGCTAACGCCCGCGCAGGAGTGGCAAACAAGCTAGGCGTGAAGCTGGGCGGAACCGGCCTAGCTGCAGTCGAGGATTCCGGCTTGGAGGCCGAGATTGTGGGCATCCCCGTACGCGAATCTGTGCTGCAACTGGACCGCAAAGCCCTGCGTGCAGAGGCCCGCGAGTTCTTCGGCGTGGATCCGGAGGCTCCACTGCTGCTGGTGACCGGTGGATCCCAAGGCGCACGCAGCATCAATAACGCTGTCGTGGATGCCGCCAAGACCCTGCAGGATGCGGGTATTGGGGTGCTACACGCCTATGGCAAGAAGAACGATATTGAGCTACCCGCGGAGGTACAGGAGGGCAAACCTCGGTACGTGGCCGTGCCGTATATCGAGCGCATGGACCTGGCGCTTGCCGCTGCGGATGCGATCCTGTGCCGCTCGGGCGCGATGACGGTTGCCGAGGTCTCCGCCGTGGGATTGCCCGGTATCTACGTGCCACTGCCACACGGTAACGGCGAGCAGGAGCTCAACGTCCGCCCGATCACCCACGCCGGTGGCGGAGTGATCGTTAAGGATGCAGAGCTCACCGGCCACCGCGTGTCCCAGGAGGTCATCCCGTTGCTGCGCGATGAAACCCGCTGGCAAGCAGCTAGCCTGGCAACCCTCGCCGCTGGCCACAGGGACGCTGCCGAGAAGATCGCCGAAAAGATCATCGCAGCAGCCGAAGCTTAA
- the murC gene encoding UDP-N-acetylmuramate--L-alanine ligase, producing MSEQPQTTDLSRVHMVGIGGAGMSGIARILLDRGYQVSGSDMKESRSIMALRAAGAKIQVGHAEENLRLSGETPTVVVTSFAAIPQDNPELVGAREAGIPVLRRSDILALLLQDRRAFLLAGTHGKTSTTSMAVAALQAAGQDPSFAIGGQLNRAGTNAHNGTGEIFVAEADESDGSFLSYSPEIAVVTNIEPDHLDYFKTEAAYREVFENFAHRIVPGGFLVVCLDDPGSAALAENLIAGAEEGTPLPFTVVGYGTAEGCDAHPSVPPAAIIESTEVTAEGTVSALRLTEEVKKAAEEAAGTYSLRVAIPGIHMVLNAAAAALGSVLLGADVDKVIGGIGGFDGVRRRFEYHGTRQDVEVYDDYAHHPTEVAAVLAAARQRVEARGGRIVAVFQPHLYSRTINFADEFAEALSLADQVVLLDIFGAREEPVEGVDSRIIGNKISASTEWVFEPDFSNVSNVVAGLVQPGDMVLTIGAGTVTMLADEILLELDRGDRG from the coding sequence ATGAGCGAGCAGCCTCAGACCACGGACCTCTCCCGCGTGCACATGGTGGGCATCGGCGGTGCCGGCATGTCCGGTATCGCCCGCATCCTGCTGGATCGCGGCTACCAGGTCAGTGGGTCGGATATGAAGGAGTCGCGCAGCATCATGGCGCTGCGCGCGGCCGGCGCCAAGATTCAGGTAGGGCACGCCGAGGAAAACCTTCGCCTGTCGGGGGAGACGCCGACGGTGGTCGTTACCTCTTTCGCCGCGATTCCGCAGGATAACCCGGAGCTCGTTGGTGCCCGCGAGGCAGGTATTCCGGTGCTTCGTCGTTCGGACATTCTGGCGCTATTGCTGCAGGATCGCCGTGCTTTCTTGCTGGCGGGTACGCACGGTAAGACTTCCACGACGTCGATGGCTGTCGCAGCGCTACAGGCTGCAGGCCAGGACCCTTCCTTCGCCATCGGTGGCCAGCTGAACCGTGCAGGCACGAATGCGCACAACGGTACCGGCGAGATTTTCGTAGCGGAGGCAGACGAGTCCGACGGCTCCTTCCTTTCTTACTCGCCCGAAATCGCTGTGGTCACGAACATCGAGCCCGATCACCTGGATTATTTCAAGACTGAAGCTGCCTACCGCGAGGTCTTCGAGAATTTTGCTCACCGCATTGTGCCAGGGGGCTTTCTAGTTGTGTGCCTCGACGATCCAGGTTCGGCAGCGCTCGCCGAGAATCTTATTGCCGGTGCCGAGGAAGGCACCCCCTTGCCGTTTACCGTTGTTGGTTATGGCACTGCCGAGGGTTGTGACGCCCACCCCTCCGTGCCCCCAGCAGCGATCATCGAAAGCACGGAGGTTACTGCCGAGGGCACCGTTTCTGCCTTGCGGCTGACCGAAGAAGTTAAGAAGGCGGCAGAGGAGGCCGCGGGAACTTACTCGCTGCGTGTGGCCATCCCAGGTATCCACATGGTGTTGAATGCTGCGGCCGCCGCACTGGGCAGCGTGCTGCTGGGCGCTGATGTGGATAAGGTCATCGGAGGTATCGGCGGTTTCGACGGTGTACGCCGCCGTTTCGAATACCACGGGACCCGTCAGGACGTGGAAGTCTACGATGATTACGCTCACCACCCGACCGAGGTCGCGGCTGTTCTGGCTGCGGCGCGTCAACGGGTGGAGGCCCGCGGCGGGCGTATCGTGGCCGTCTTCCAGCCACACCTCTACTCGCGCACGATCAACTTCGCTGATGAGTTCGCCGAGGCGCTGTCCCTGGCCGATCAGGTGGTTTTGCTGGACATCTTCGGCGCCCGCGAAGAGCCCGTAGAGGGAGTGGATTCGCGCATCATCGGAAACAAGATCAGCGCTTCCACCGAATGGGTTTTCGAACCTGACTTCTCGAACGTGTCCAACGTAGTCGCCGGTCTGGTGCAGCCTGGCGACATGGTGTTGACGATCGGTGCGGGCACCGTGACGATGCTGGCGGACGAGATTCTGCTGGAATTGGACCGTGGTGATCGCGGGTGA
- a CDS encoding cell division protein FtsQ/DivIB yields MSRASKIGNKQKQQKQQRQNLPRKRLQRLIAGLVALVVLLGVLVYVAPIVKVSQIEVQGTTHADPQAIREASAISAGDNMLRLDMAEAAKGVSAVPWVEKVTVKRSWPTTVTVDVKEHQAIGYVMDGDTPHVVDEKGKVFLTGVKPEGALEFKKTKRDDARAIDAAAKALTSLSDDLRGKLEGIEAESADSIRLFFPNQAVYWGSSDRADEKAEATRIVLGREGNWNVSNPAMPTVKKG; encoded by the coding sequence GTGAGCAGGGCGTCAAAAATAGGCAACAAGCAGAAGCAGCAGAAGCAACAGAGACAAAACCTGCCGCGTAAGCGCTTGCAGCGGTTGATCGCAGGGCTGGTGGCTCTGGTCGTGCTGTTGGGTGTGCTCGTGTATGTAGCCCCCATCGTGAAGGTGTCGCAGATTGAAGTTCAGGGCACGACGCACGCGGATCCGCAGGCGATACGGGAAGCCAGCGCGATCAGTGCAGGCGACAACATGCTGCGCCTGGATATGGCAGAAGCCGCCAAGGGAGTATCTGCCGTGCCGTGGGTGGAGAAGGTGACGGTCAAGCGCTCCTGGCCCACAACGGTGACGGTCGACGTGAAGGAGCACCAGGCCATCGGTTACGTCATGGATGGCGACACGCCACACGTGGTGGATGAAAAGGGGAAGGTGTTCCTGACGGGTGTGAAGCCTGAAGGGGCTTTGGAGTTTAAGAAGACCAAGCGAGATGATGCGCGGGCTATCGATGCGGCGGCGAAGGCATTGACTTCGCTCTCGGACGACCTACGCGGCAAGCTAGAGGGTATAGAGGCGGAGTCGGCGGATAGCATTCGCCTCTTTTTCCCTAATCAAGCCGTGTATTGGGGTTCCTCCGATAGGGCGGACGAGAAGGCCGAAGCGACACGCATTGTGTTGGGGCGCGAGGGCAATTGGAACGTCTCAAACCCCGCCATGCCCACAGTGAAGAAGGGCTGA
- the ftsZ gene encoding cell division protein FtsZ — translation MTNPGNHLAEIKVVGVGGGGVNAVNRMIDEQLQGVEFIAINTDAQALMLTDADIKLDIGREETRGLGAGANPEVGRKSAEDHKDQIEEILAGADMVFVTAGEGGGTGTGAAPVVANIAKKQNALTVGVVTRPFGFEGRRRSKQAMEGIEALREVCDTLIVIPNDSLLKMSEEQLSMMEAFRKADEVLLSGVEGITKLITTPGVINVDFADVRSVMTDAGSALMGIGTARGDQRAIKATQAAINSPLLESTMEGAKGVLLSFAGGSDLGLLEVSQAADLVEEKADEDVNLIFGTIIDDQLGDEVRVTVIATGFDDSPSAPSNNQRSGAHRAPEGADAGAAQPTNLFGGQEAPQAGQSSQYAVQGQEAPQVGSAQANPAAQQAGTQSSFAQRRGTVPQHAQQEQPQANQGGGLFTSAPQQPQNPTNSGVDLTEEEDDLDLPDFD, via the coding sequence ATGACGAATCCTGGAAACCACCTCGCAGAGATCAAGGTGGTCGGTGTCGGCGGCGGCGGAGTAAACGCCGTCAATCGCATGATCGACGAGCAGCTGCAGGGTGTGGAGTTCATCGCCATTAACACCGATGCACAGGCTCTGATGCTGACCGATGCGGACATCAAGCTGGACATTGGCCGCGAGGAGACCCGCGGTCTGGGTGCTGGCGCTAACCCGGAGGTCGGGCGCAAGTCTGCCGAGGATCACAAGGACCAGATTGAAGAGATCCTGGCCGGCGCCGACATGGTGTTCGTTACTGCAGGTGAGGGAGGCGGCACCGGTACGGGTGCTGCCCCGGTCGTGGCAAACATCGCGAAGAAGCAGAATGCTCTGACCGTTGGTGTGGTTACCCGCCCCTTCGGCTTCGAGGGCCGTCGCCGCAGCAAGCAGGCTATGGAGGGCATCGAAGCTCTGCGCGAGGTTTGCGACACGCTGATCGTTATCCCGAACGATTCGCTGCTGAAGATGTCCGAGGAGCAGCTGTCCATGATGGAGGCCTTCCGCAAGGCCGACGAGGTTCTGCTCAGCGGTGTTGAGGGCATCACCAAGCTGATCACCACCCCGGGTGTGATCAACGTGGACTTCGCCGACGTGCGCTCTGTTATGACCGACGCGGGCTCCGCCCTCATGGGTATCGGCACCGCCCGCGGCGACCAGCGCGCAATCAAGGCCACCCAAGCAGCCATTAACTCTCCGCTGCTGGAGAGCACCATGGAAGGTGCCAAGGGCGTGCTGCTTTCCTTTGCCGGTGGCTCCGACCTGGGCCTGTTGGAGGTTTCCCAGGCTGCCGACCTGGTGGAGGAGAAGGCCGACGAAGACGTCAACCTGATCTTCGGCACCATCATCGACGACCAGCTGGGCGACGAGGTCCGCGTGACCGTCATCGCCACTGGCTTCGACGACTCGCCATCCGCGCCGTCCAACAACCAGCGTTCCGGCGCGCACCGTGCGCCGGAAGGTGCGGACGCAGGTGCTGCCCAGCCGACCAACCTGTTCGGTGGCCAGGAAGCCCCGCAGGCTGGCCAGAGTTCTCAGTACGCAGTGCAGGGCCAGGAAGCCCCGCAGGTGGGCTCCGCGCAGGCCAACCCGGCCGCACAGCAAGCCGGCACCCAGTCCAGCTTTGCGCAGCGCCGTGGAACCGTGCCGCAGCACGCACAGCAGGAACAGCCGCAGGCTAACCAGGGCGGCGGCCTGTTTACCTCCGCTCCGCAGCAGCCGCAGAACCCCACCAACTCCGGTGTGGATCTGACGGAGGAAGAAGACGATCTGGATCTGCCGGACTTCGACTAG